From Vibrio artabrorum, a single genomic window includes:
- the dnaQ gene encoding DNA polymerase III subunit epsilon: MNTSRTPERRSSEQTRANEKNSSRENKRIIVLDTETTGMNTEGGPHYMGHRIVEIGAVEIINRRLTGRHFHVYIKPDRAIQEEAIGVHGITDEFLVDKPEYREIHNEFLDFIKGAELVAHNAPFDTGFMDYEFEKLNPAIGKTEDYCNVTDTLAMAKKIFPGKRNNLDILCERYGIDNSHRTLHGALLDAEILADVYLLMTGGQTSLQFNADQKEGEAESIRRVESGRKPLKVLRATADEVEAHQRRLDLVENSGSCLWRL; the protein is encoded by the coding sequence ATGAATACCAGCAGAACTCCAGAACGACGCTCTAGCGAGCAAACTCGTGCGAACGAAAAAAACAGTTCGCGCGAAAATAAGCGCATCATCGTACTCGATACCGAAACTACCGGTATGAATACTGAAGGTGGCCCTCACTATATGGGTCATCGTATTGTTGAAATTGGTGCTGTAGAAATCATCAACCGTAGGCTGACTGGGCGTCACTTCCACGTCTACATCAAGCCCGATCGTGCGATTCAAGAAGAAGCCATTGGCGTTCACGGTATTACCGATGAATTCTTGGTGGATAAACCGGAATACCGAGAGATCCACAACGAATTTCTTGATTTTATTAAAGGCGCAGAGTTAGTGGCCCATAACGCCCCCTTCGATACGGGCTTTATGGATTATGAGTTTGAAAAACTCAACCCTGCCATTGGTAAAACAGAGGATTACTGTAACGTTACCGATACCTTGGCGATGGCGAAAAAGATATTTCCGGGGAAAAGAAATAACCTAGATATATTATGTGAACGTTATGGTATCGATAATTCACATCGTACCCTCCACGGTGCATTGCTCGATGCGGAGATCCTAGCTGACGTCTACCTATTGATGACGGGGGGACAAACTTCGCTGCAATTTAACGCTGATCAAAAGGAAGGTGAAGCCGAGAGTATACGAAGAGTAGAAAGTGGTCGGAAACCCCTAAAGGTTTTACGAGCTACGGCCGATGAAGTAGAGGCGCATCAACGTCGTTTAGATCTCGTCGAGAACAGCGGAAGCTGCCTTTGGCGTTTGTAG
- the rnhA gene encoding ribonuclease HI → MTKQVEIFTDGSCLGNPGPGGYGIVLRYKKVEKTLSGGFTLTTNNRMEMLAAVIALQTLKEPCSVILTTDSQYVRQGITQWIHNWKKRDWKTADKKPVKNADLWQRLDKETARHNVDWRWVKGHAGHRENEMCDELARTAAENPTQADTGYQPS, encoded by the coding sequence ATGACGAAACAAGTTGAAATTTTCACTGATGGTTCTTGTTTAGGCAACCCCGGTCCTGGCGGCTACGGGATTGTCCTCCGCTACAAAAAAGTCGAGAAGACGCTATCCGGAGGCTTCACCCTAACAACCAACAATCGAATGGAAATGCTTGCCGCCGTCATCGCACTGCAAACTCTTAAAGAACCTTGCTCTGTGATTCTGACAACCGATAGCCAATACGTGCGTCAAGGCATCACACAGTGGATCCACAACTGGAAAAAACGCGACTGGAAAACAGCCGATAAGAAACCGGTGAAAAACGCCGACCTTTGGCAAAGGTTGGATAAAGAAACCGCGCGCCATAATGTTGATTGGCGCTGGGTAAAAGGACATGCAGGGCACAGAGAAAATGAGATGTGTGATGAGCTTGCAAGAACTGCAGCTGAAAACCCCACTCAAGCAGATACCGGCTACCAACCGAGCTAA
- a CDS encoding class I SAM-dependent methyltransferase, translating into MKPARSRKQFERPYTWAQLHNGDWLRESIQTRLDEWCPKLFGYHMLKLGGLSCEISSCTCNIQHQVNLDIQNPLHNVIADGYNLPFLEKSFDVVVLSHQLDYSNDPHRLLREVDRVMIDDGYMIITGFNPVSVTGLASLLPWRRNALPWSGRMYTPNRVKDWLGVLNYEVIHCDTYALVPMSKYQAIWTWLENSLGGCASFAGSQYFIVARKRTYPLKPIKPHWHLKRRFSPVGASFRTDSRCSVHSKKTTYPLKTEKAD; encoded by the coding sequence ATGAAGCCAGCACGTAGCAGAAAGCAGTTTGAGCGTCCTTACACTTGGGCACAGTTGCACAATGGGGACTGGTTGAGAGAATCAATTCAAACTCGACTTGATGAGTGGTGCCCAAAACTATTTGGTTACCATATGCTCAAGCTCGGAGGCCTCAGTTGTGAGATTTCTAGCTGCACATGTAACATTCAACATCAAGTAAACCTAGATATCCAGAACCCATTACATAATGTGATTGCGGATGGTTATAATTTGCCCTTTCTAGAGAAAAGTTTTGATGTTGTGGTGCTTAGCCATCAATTAGACTATAGCAATGACCCGCATAGGTTATTGAGAGAAGTCGACCGAGTCATGATAGACGATGGTTATATGATTATCACGGGTTTTAATCCTGTTAGTGTTACTGGACTTGCCAGTTTACTGCCTTGGCGAAGAAACGCTTTGCCTTGGAGTGGGCGTATGTATACACCAAATCGAGTAAAAGATTGGTTAGGTGTACTGAATTATGAAGTGATTCATTGTGATACTTATGCGCTGGTCCCAATGAGTAAATACCAAGCGATTTGGACATGGTTAGAGAACAGTTTAGGTGGATGTGCATCTTTTGCTGGAAGTCAGTATTTTATTGTTGCTCGTAAGCGAACTTATCCACTTAAACCGATTAAGCCTCATTGGCATCTTAAACGACGTTTTTCACCGGTTGGCGCTAGCTTTAGAACCGACAGTCGTTGCTCGGTCCATTCCAAGAAAACAACATACCCTTTAAAAACCGAAAAAGCCGACTAG
- the gloB gene encoding hydroxyacylglutathione hydrolase — protein sequence MLHIKSIPAFNDNYIWLIENSDRRCAVVDPGDAAPVLEYLAHHELTLDAILITHHHHDHIGGVPELVRQHPGVDVVGPKNEPIPTLTHPVDDGDQLELFGEVFLVLGLSGHTAGHVGYVGDAKLFCGDVLFSAGCGRIMEGTPQQMFDALNKITALPQETEVYCAHEYTAANIAFALAVEPDNQQLRQYRDQVNRLRAQNKPTLPTNLRQEKFINPFLRYTEPSVVKSVSNRTEQTDPLSIFTALRVWKNEF from the coding sequence ATGTTACATATCAAAAGCATACCTGCATTTAACGACAATTACATCTGGCTGATTGAAAATAGCGATCGCCGTTGTGCTGTCGTCGACCCTGGTGATGCCGCTCCAGTATTAGAATACTTAGCACATCATGAGCTAACTTTAGATGCAATCTTGATTACACACCACCACCATGATCATATTGGGGGTGTTCCCGAGTTGGTAAGACAGCACCCAGGTGTTGATGTGGTGGGTCCAAAGAACGAGCCAATACCGACTCTGACTCATCCTGTCGACGATGGCGACCAATTAGAACTGTTCGGTGAAGTGTTTTTGGTCCTAGGGCTTAGTGGACACACCGCCGGTCATGTAGGCTATGTGGGGGACGCGAAACTATTTTGTGGCGATGTATTGTTTTCTGCGGGTTGCGGCCGGATCATGGAAGGCACACCACAACAAATGTTTGATGCACTTAATAAAATCACCGCACTCCCTCAAGAAACAGAAGTCTACTGCGCGCACGAGTATACCGCTGCCAATATCGCTTTTGCACTGGCCGTTGAGCCTGATAACCAACAGCTTCGCCAATATCGAGATCAAGTGAACCGACTCCGCGCTCAAAATAAGCCGACCTTACCCACGAATTTGAGACAAGAGAAATTTATTAACCCTTTCTTGCGTTATACCGAACCAAGTGTAGTAAAATCAGTGTCTAATCGTACTGAGCAGACCGATCCTTTATCTATCTTTACTGCTTTGCGTGTATGGAAGAATGAATTTTAA
- a CDS encoding LysM peptidoglycan-binding domain-containing protein, translating into MRVKYSWALVLLLSGCQLTQSEKPDQAPEQTNTSPTKEVSKANASLEAKEQPKVEVPIVTPQTQEDVWKRIGMQLKMEVPDQKKVDYYRTWYLKHPSHLKTVSKRAEPFLYLITTKIEERGLPLELALLPVVESSFDVFAYSHGSAAGLWQFISGTGKAYGLEQDFWYDGRRDVTASTDAALDFLSDLNRRFDGNWSHAIAAYNSGGGRVNSAIRKNKKLGKPIDFFSLDLPKETSSYVPKLLALADVIANQDKYGIEIPAIPNKPVLTLVDPEEQLDLAIAANYAGISVKELQSYNPAYNQWATAPKKHQRLLLPSNTIDKFNKQVAANKGKGMKLVRYKIQSGDSISVLASKYNTTSKVIRSANGLSNNNIRIGQYLLIPTSTKDDKAYALSASNRLANTQSKSRGQYKLNHVVKSGDSLWTIARANKVSHQSLAKWNGIGPRDTLHVGQKLVIWKNGSDGAIIRTIFYSVRSGDTISDIAAKFKVKSADVVKWNTLQNHKYLQPGQKLKLYVDVTKVSV; encoded by the coding sequence ATGCGAGTTAAGTACAGCTGGGCTTTGGTATTACTACTTTCTGGTTGCCAATTAACTCAGTCAGAGAAACCAGACCAAGCTCCCGAGCAAACCAACACATCTCCTACTAAAGAAGTTTCTAAAGCTAACGCTTCACTAGAAGCCAAAGAACAACCAAAAGTTGAAGTTCCTATCGTTACCCCACAAACACAAGAAGATGTTTGGAAACGTATTGGGATGCAACTTAAAATGGAAGTACCCGACCAAAAGAAAGTCGATTACTACCGAACTTGGTATCTAAAGCACCCGAGTCATTTAAAAACCGTATCAAAACGTGCTGAACCTTTCCTCTATTTGATCACAACAAAGATTGAAGAAAGAGGTCTCCCTCTAGAATTGGCACTGTTACCCGTTGTTGAAAGCTCATTTGATGTGTTCGCATACTCTCACGGCAGCGCGGCTGGTCTATGGCAATTTATTTCAGGGACAGGTAAAGCGTATGGGCTAGAGCAGGATTTCTGGTATGACGGTCGTCGTGATGTGACGGCGTCAACCGATGCAGCACTCGACTTCCTATCCGATCTCAACCGACGCTTTGATGGCAATTGGAGCCATGCGATTGCAGCCTACAACAGTGGTGGCGGTCGAGTGAACAGCGCAATCCGCAAGAATAAGAAGCTGGGTAAGCCCATCGACTTCTTCTCTCTGGACTTGCCAAAAGAGACCAGCAGCTATGTACCTAAACTGCTGGCACTGGCTGATGTAATAGCCAACCAAGACAAATATGGCATTGAAATCCCTGCCATTCCTAACAAACCAGTCTTGACTCTCGTTGACCCTGAAGAGCAGCTTGATCTAGCGATTGCCGCGAACTACGCCGGTATTTCAGTGAAAGAGTTACAAAGCTATAACCCCGCTTATAATCAATGGGCAACGGCACCCAAAAAACATCAACGTCTATTACTTCCTTCAAACACAATTGATAAATTCAATAAACAAGTCGCTGCCAATAAAGGCAAGGGAATGAAGTTAGTACGTTACAAGATTCAGTCCGGTGACAGCATCAGTGTATTAGCAAGCAAATATAACACCACCAGCAAAGTGATTCGCTCGGCAAACGGTTTAAGCAACAACAATATTCGCATTGGTCAATACCTGCTCATTCCAACTTCCACCAAAGATGACAAAGCTTACGCGCTAAGCGCTTCAAACCGCCTAGCAAATACGCAATCAAAGAGTCGTGGTCAATATAAGCTAAACCATGTCGTAAAAAGTGGTGACAGCTTATGGACGATCGCTCGTGCAAACAAAGTCTCTCACCAATCATTGGCAAAGTGGAATGGAATAGGACCTCGCGACACACTGCATGTTGGCCAAAAACTGGTCATCTGGAAGAACGGTTCAGATGGTGCGATCATACGTACGATCTTCTATAGCGTAAGATCTGGTGACACCATCAGCGATATTGCAGCAAAGTTCAAAGTAAAAAGTGCAGATGTTGTAAAATGGAATACTTTACAGAACCATAAATACCTACAGCCCGGACAAAAACTGAAGCTGTATGTTGATGTAACTAAGGTAAGTGTATGA
- a CDS encoding YIP1 family protein — translation MNPSSNPLVMLLDIFRSPTSCFLALYQRSAWGWQPYVVLMLSPFLFWGAYFSNVDFAWLSAELSKQLAQTNPDQLALLDSNTLLASEIINDVLSRTLSIVLLAFWFNLATKPSQHKHNFWRWFAASSVVMFPAVLGDIASYASLILKHGQVMNYAADINSLNGLIKLPLTNDWSQFASSLPLLLPWYIVLGYAAVLTWTEFERGQALVISGLPWIGYYLIWALYILIF, via the coding sequence ATGAACCCGTCAAGTAACCCTCTCGTCATGCTGTTGGATATTTTTCGATCACCAACATCATGCTTCTTAGCACTGTATCAACGAAGTGCTTGGGGATGGCAACCCTACGTCGTATTAATGCTTAGTCCATTCTTATTTTGGGGCGCCTATTTTTCAAATGTCGATTTTGCATGGTTAAGTGCGGAATTATCGAAACAACTGGCTCAAACGAATCCTGACCAATTGGCGTTACTTGACAGCAATACTTTGCTCGCAAGTGAAATCATCAACGATGTACTGAGTCGTACGCTCAGCATCGTTCTATTGGCATTTTGGTTTAACCTAGCAACCAAACCAAGCCAACATAAGCATAATTTCTGGCGATGGTTTGCGGCCTCATCGGTTGTCATGTTTCCGGCAGTGTTAGGTGACATTGCAAGCTATGCAAGCCTAATACTCAAACACGGACAGGTAATGAACTATGCCGCTGATATCAACAGCTTAAACGGCTTAATTAAGTTACCATTAACCAATGATTGGTCGCAGTTTGCCAGCTCATTACCACTGCTATTACCATGGTACATCGTGCTCGGTTATGCCGCGGTATTAACGTGGACTGAGTTTGAACGCGGGCAAGCGCTTGTGATCTCAGGCTTACCATGGATTGGCTATTACCTCATCTGGGCACTCTATATTTTGATCTTCTAG
- a CDS encoding endonuclease/exonuclease/phosphatase family protein, translated as MFKKIIIVIAVLITLAVVSFHIIFVIPNKPNLITFSHNASNDIYSCYQNPAPKAIDVSDGLSLAVWNIYKQNRSHWQSELDKLSTGKDLVLLQEASMTQELRQWMTSGQWESTHVNAFEAFEESAGVLNLATHSPLEACAYTHEEPWLRLPKSALWSRYQLSNGEVLAVINIHAVNFTFGTQDYEEQLESLTNNLQKYRGPVIFAGDFNSWSEARFAVLKEALEKVGLTEVAFAPDNRTQFITGLMLDHVFYRGLDLEKAKTPITDASDHNPMLVTFQAQ; from the coding sequence ATGTTTAAGAAAATCATCATTGTTATCGCAGTTTTGATAACACTTGCTGTTGTTAGTTTTCATATTATCTTTGTGATCCCGAATAAACCCAACCTGATCACTTTTTCTCATAATGCCAGCAATGATATTTATAGTTGCTATCAGAACCCAGCGCCGAAAGCGATTGATGTGTCCGACGGATTAAGCCTTGCCGTGTGGAATATCTACAAGCAAAACCGCAGCCATTGGCAGAGTGAGTTGGATAAACTGTCGACAGGAAAAGATTTAGTCTTACTGCAAGAAGCAAGCATGACACAAGAACTTCGCCAATGGATGACAAGTGGTCAGTGGGAAAGTACTCATGTGAATGCGTTTGAAGCCTTTGAAGAAAGTGCTGGTGTACTTAACTTGGCGACGCATTCACCGCTCGAAGCTTGTGCTTATACACATGAAGAACCTTGGCTGCGACTGCCTAAATCCGCACTATGGTCTCGTTACCAGCTGAGCAATGGAGAAGTACTGGCGGTCATCAATATTCATGCGGTGAACTTTACCTTTGGTACACAAGATTATGAAGAACAGCTTGAGAGCTTAACCAATAATCTGCAAAAGTACCGTGGTCCAGTTATCTTTGCTGGGGATTTCAATAGTTGGAGTGAAGCTCGGTTTGCGGTATTGAAAGAGGCGTTGGAAAAGGTTGGTTTGACAGAAGTCGCTTTTGCACCTGATAACCGAACACAGTTTATAACAGGGTTGATGCTCGACCATGTGTTTTATCGAGGATTAGATCTAGAAAAAGCAAAAACGCCCATTACGGACGCTTCTGATCATAACCCAATGCTAGTGACATTTCAGGCTCAATAG
- the glnB gene encoding nitrogen regulatory protein P-II: protein MKKIEAIIKPFKLDDVREALAEVGITGMTVSEVKGFGRQKGHTELYRGAEYMVDFLPKVKLEIVVTDEVADQCIDTIIETAQTGKIGDGKIFITNVERVVRIRTGEEDEDAV from the coding sequence ATGAAAAAGATTGAAGCCATTATCAAGCCATTCAAACTTGATGATGTACGTGAAGCACTTGCAGAAGTGGGTATTACGGGTATGACAGTATCTGAAGTTAAAGGCTTTGGACGTCAAAAAGGTCATACTGAGCTATACCGAGGCGCAGAGTACATGGTCGACTTTTTACCTAAAGTGAAATTGGAAATCGTTGTGACCGACGAAGTGGCCGATCAATGTATTGACACCATTATCGAAACGGCACAAACCGGTAAAATTGGTGACGGTAAGATCTTTATTACTAACGTTGAACGTGTGGTCCGTATTCGTACCGGCGAAGAAGACGAAGACGCCGTATAA
- a CDS encoding c-type cytochrome: protein MNKITLGLVLGLGLLSGNALAGDVVAGQAKAAICAACHGADGIAMIPGYPNLKGQNEQYIVSSINAYKNQQRSGGLAAVMQAQASMLSDEDIANLAAYYANLK from the coding sequence ATGAATAAAATTACACTAGGATTAGTTCTTGGGCTTGGACTATTGAGTGGTAACGCTTTGGCGGGGGATGTGGTTGCCGGTCAGGCTAAAGCCGCGATCTGTGCGGCGTGTCATGGTGCTGATGGTATCGCGATGATACCAGGTTATCCAAACCTGAAAGGACAAAACGAACAATACATCGTTTCATCAATCAACGCGTACAAAAATCAGCAACGTAGTGGCGGCTTAGCTGCTGTAATGCAGGCTCAAGCTTCAATGCTGAGTGACGAAGATATCGCGAATCTAGCCGCTTATTACGCAAACCTTAAGTAA
- the tilS gene encoding tRNA lysidine(34) synthetase TilS: MTHLIDTFTSVLHQSVLKPCRLIVAFSGGVDSRVLLELATEYAKSNHIDCCAVHVHHGLSQNANLWAEQCQTWCEALSVPLFIERVSLDTNSGESIEKLARDARYQVFKQHIRPGDVLITGQHIDDQLETFLLALKRGSGPKGLSSMAKVMPFGDAFLVRPLLSVTRTLIESTALGMGLTWVEDESNQDLRFDRNFIRHQVAPALIERWPSFRASVSRSAQLCAEQELLLDELLESHFQQALGDCTMQSLSIEVLSQHSDLLRSRLLRMWFSSCHQPMPSQKQLKLLWDEVACAQADANPKLVLNDVEVRRFNHQLYLVKQATDLSSWQSGISMDQSLVLPDGLGELHLNSVASEGVSHHGDRQYFSLNKTSGSLRVIFNPEGLSAHPVGRGHSRKLKKLFQEYQVPSWLRRRTPILMDDERVIAVLGLFVDKNYEGQDCEALWSK, translated from the coding sequence ATGACGCACTTAATCGATACTTTCACATCTGTACTTCACCAAAGCGTGCTCAAGCCTTGTCGGTTGATTGTCGCTTTCAGTGGTGGTGTCGATTCACGAGTTTTGTTGGAATTGGCTACCGAATACGCGAAATCCAATCACATTGATTGCTGTGCGGTACACGTCCATCATGGTCTTAGCCAAAATGCCAATCTCTGGGCAGAGCAGTGCCAAACATGGTGTGAGGCGTTGTCAGTCCCCTTGTTCATTGAACGAGTCTCGTTAGATACCAACAGTGGAGAGAGCATTGAAAAGCTAGCCCGAGATGCTAGGTACCAAGTTTTCAAACAACATATTAGGCCAGGGGATGTTCTCATTACCGGTCAACACATTGATGACCAACTAGAGACCTTTTTATTGGCATTAAAGCGTGGCAGTGGTCCTAAAGGCCTCTCTTCTATGGCGAAAGTGATGCCGTTTGGAGATGCTTTTTTGGTTCGCCCACTGCTGTCAGTCACTCGCACTCTGATTGAATCCACAGCTTTAGGCATGGGGTTAACTTGGGTGGAAGATGAGAGCAATCAAGATCTGCGTTTTGACCGGAATTTTATTCGTCATCAGGTTGCTCCCGCTCTGATTGAGCGTTGGCCGAGTTTCCGAGCGTCGGTCAGTCGCAGCGCTCAGCTATGTGCAGAGCAAGAGTTACTGTTGGATGAGTTATTAGAGTCTCACTTTCAGCAAGCGCTGGGGGATTGCACGATGCAGAGTTTGAGTATTGAGGTGCTCTCTCAACATTCTGATTTGTTGCGATCTCGATTACTCAGAATGTGGTTCAGCTCTTGTCATCAACCAATGCCGAGCCAAAAGCAGCTCAAACTTCTATGGGATGAGGTGGCATGTGCTCAGGCCGACGCCAATCCTAAGCTGGTGTTGAATGATGTCGAGGTCCGACGTTTTAATCACCAACTCTATTTAGTGAAACAGGCCACAGACTTGTCGAGCTGGCAAAGTGGTATCTCAATGGATCAGAGTTTAGTTCTGCCTGATGGTTTAGGGGAGCTACACTTAAATTCAGTGGCGAGTGAAGGAGTATCACACCATGGTGATAGGCAATATTTTAGTCTCAACAAAACTAGCGGGTCACTGCGTGTGATCTTTAACCCTGAAGGATTGTCGGCACACCCTGTAGGGCGGGGCCACAGTCGAAAGCTCAAGAAGCTCTTTCAAGAGTACCAAGTGCCAAGTTGGCTAAGACGTAGAACGCCAATATTAATGGATGATGAGCGAGTGATCGCAGTTTTAGGCTTATTCGTAGATAAAAACTACGAAGGTCAAGATTGTGAAGCACTGTGGAGCAAGTAA
- the accA gene encoding acetyl-CoA carboxylase carboxyl transferase subunit alpha, giving the protein MSLNFLEFEKPIAELEAKIEALRDVSRHGGDAAVDLDKEIEQLEKKSLELKQKIFSDLGAWQVAQLARHPQRPYTKDYLEHAFTEFEEMAGDRAYADDKAIVGGMARLNGRPVMVIGHQKGRETKEKVLRNFGMPKPEGYRKALRLMETAERFNMPIITFIDTAGAYPGVGAEERGQSEAIAKNLKVMAGLSVPVICNVVGEGGSGGALAIGVGDYVNMLQYSTYSVISPEGCASILWRDSDKAPQAAEAMGLVAPRLKELELIDEIIPEPLGGAHRDPVQTAQNMKDMLVKQLEELEQFDNDALLERRYQRLMSYGYC; this is encoded by the coding sequence ATGAGCCTGAACTTTCTAGAATTTGAAAAGCCTATCGCTGAACTTGAAGCAAAAATCGAAGCGCTACGTGACGTTTCTCGTCACGGTGGTGACGCTGCGGTAGATCTAGACAAAGAAATCGAACAACTAGAGAAAAAAAGCTTAGAGCTTAAACAGAAAATCTTTAGTGACCTAGGTGCATGGCAGGTAGCTCAACTTGCTCGTCATCCTCAACGTCCTTACACCAAAGATTACCTGGAGCATGCCTTCACCGAGTTTGAAGAGATGGCGGGCGATCGTGCTTACGCGGATGATAAAGCTATTGTGGGTGGTATGGCTCGTCTAAATGGCCGCCCTGTTATGGTTATTGGTCATCAGAAAGGTCGCGAGACGAAAGAGAAAGTGCTCCGTAACTTTGGGATGCCAAAGCCTGAAGGTTACCGTAAGGCGTTACGCTTAATGGAAACCGCTGAGCGTTTCAACATGCCAATCATTACTTTCATCGATACGGCGGGTGCATACCCAGGTGTGGGTGCTGAAGAACGTGGTCAATCTGAAGCGATTGCTAAAAACTTAAAAGTGATGGCTGGCCTTTCAGTTCCTGTGATCTGTAACGTTGTTGGTGAAGGTGGTTCTGGTGGTGCACTAGCGATCGGTGTTGGTGACTATGTGAATATGCTTCAGTACTCTACGTACTCAGTTATTTCTCCTGAAGGTTGTGCTTCAATCCTTTGGCGTGATTCAGATAAAGCACCGCAAGCTGCTGAAGCGATGGGTCTAGTCGCTCCTCGTCTTAAAGAGCTTGAGCTTATCGATGAAATCATTCCGGAGCCGCTAGGTGGCGCACACCGCGATCCAGTACAAACCGCTCAGAACATGAAAGATATGCTCGTTAAACAGCTAGAAGAGTTAGAGCAGTTTGACAACGATGCTCTTCTTGAGCGTCGTTATCAGCGTCTAATGAGTTACGGTTACTGCTGA